A region from the Drosophila ananassae strain 14024-0371.13 chromosome 2L, ASM1763931v2, whole genome shotgun sequence genome encodes:
- the LOC123257253 gene encoding LOW QUALITY PROTEIN: uncharacterized protein LOC123257253 (The sequence of the model RefSeq protein was modified relative to this genomic sequence to represent the inferred CDS: inserted 1 base in 1 codon; substituted 1 base at 1 genomic stop codon) — MVQPGIEGVWRHLACSCRSRXPREDTEAEKDADANAAPRPIDLAKPKRTEDNYSCSPPKATDPXPHATIAATAKPTATLTAAEAELLGKRKTDSGSELFGTEPGTPATYGHVCCTGK; from the exons ATGGTT CAACCAGGTATAGAGGGTGTGTGGCGCCATCTGGCGTGTAGTTGCCGCAGCCGTTGACCGCGAGAGGACACGGAAGCGGAAAAGGACGCGGACGCGAACGCGGCACCGCGACCAATAGATTTGGCCAAGCCCAAGCGAACTGAAGACAACTACAGTTGCAGCCCGCCAAAGGCAACCGACC GGCCACATGCAACAATCGCAGCCACTGCGAAGCCGACTGCGACGTTGACGGCAGCAGAGGCAGAGCTGCtgggaaaaaggaaaacagaCAGCGGAAGCGAGCTATTTGGTACGGAGCCGGGGACTCCGGCGACTTATGGCCATGTTTGTTGTACGGGTAAGTAG